The Nymphaea colorata isolate Beijing-Zhang1983 chromosome 11, ASM883128v2, whole genome shotgun sequence genome includes the window GAGAAGCGTAGCTAGTAAATGCAATAGGCTTACTGGTCTTAATTCAGGTGTAGAAAAGAATTTGTCCGAGTCACCGGTTCCGTACGTCTCATTTACGTCTCAGATCCTGGTGCGAGTCAACCGTGCCAGTTTGTCGAGCTCCCAAGCGGATACGGTGACGACTAGTTCATTGACTCCGAGACCAGAATCGGTCGACCGAGTCGAAAAGATTCGCCCCTTAAGCTCATGATCTTGATCATTAGCAATTGTTAGATTGTAGACAGATGAGGCAATAACACTGGGTTCACTATATGGATGTTGCAGTGGTTCAAGTTTGAGTTCTTGGTGGTGTGCCTGGGGAAGTACGGGGACGTGGCCAAGATGCCAGAGTTTCCGACGGGGAAGGGGCCGGAGATCTTCCAGGGAACTGTCCTCCACTCGCTCGATTACTCCAAACTTGGCCGGCAGGAAGCGGAGCGCCTCGTTAAGGGAAAGAAGGTGGTCGTCGTCGGTTACAAGAAATCTGCTATTGATTTCGCCACCGAATGTGCGGAGGTCAACCAAGGTACTTCCCTCTCACTCGGAATATACATACAATATTGGCAAACTTAAGGACTATGAAGACTAATATAAATCATGTCATCCACTTGATGGAACATCAAGGGAAACTTCTTTCAAGATTAAGATTTAAGCAGTTACTTTTGTCATTCGCAGTAAATCAAGGCGTCCAATTAGATCTCGGAGTCCTTattttgttgtgtgtgtgtgtgtgtgtgtaggaaCATGAAGCACAAAATTGTGTAGTTGTAGTTGCAGGATGTGTACATGAAACGCGAAGTCCATTTGGGTTTAGTTGAAGTGATAACGGGTTCAGATTGAATATGGCCAAATAAATACGGTCCACGCTGCTGCTGAAACGTTCCCTGTCCACAAGCTTAATTACATATTATCTGGTTACAGCTCATGCTTTAGATCAAAGAACACGTTCAACTCACGCCTCGACTCTGACCGTTCTATATAAATATGCCGTGTAAGTACACAAGTCAACAGTACCACGTGGGTTTTTGGTCCCTTTCGAAATGGCCAACACAGGTCTGGAACACAGACTGTACCTGCCAATTTGCTCAGCCTCAACCCTACTGGCTTTTCGCACACCCAGGTCTTTATCAGCTTTATGATGaacatgtatgtatgcatgcatttATTTGTATACCAAAAGTTACATCTCGAATGATGTTCAAGGAAGTCCAACATATAAAACCAATGGCTCGTATTACACCACCAAAATTTAGTGCACTGACGTGCAACAAAATTGGTGTTAATCTGCAGAAAGGTCAATGAACAATAAATGAATACTGGACATCTATGTTTAGATTCGGATCAAGTGAAAAAATATGTGTAAGATTGTCTAGCACTTACCAGGTAGCTAGCCATTGCAAAAGAAGTGTCATATTGCAGTATATTGACCGAAGGAAGGACGCGTTTTGCAGGACCAGATAGACAGCCTTGCACCATGTTGATCAGAACACTGCATTGGATGATGCTTCCTTCTTATTCTGTTTGGGGAATTTCCTTCCTCCTGCTCTATGCCACAAGGTTTTCACAGTTCCTCCACGAAAGGCCATCAATGAGCCTCCTCCGAGCACTCCTCTGCTTGTTACTCTCTCCTCTGGTACGTACCATGTGCGCGCCCAGAGGGCATTCGATTTtgtgtgcgagagagagagagagagagagagagagagagagagagagagagagagagtaacaaTTCTGTTGATTGTTGAACTTGTGCATGAATCTTGTCCTGATTACAATTCACCGTATGCTTTTGACGACTGAACAGAGAAAAGCAATCTCGAAGTTCATCGAGCTATACTTGATATGGAAGCTTCCATTAAGAAAATTCGGACTGGTGCCCGAGCATGCATACGAGGAGGATTACGCATCGTGTCAAATGGCAATCCTGCCGGAAAAGTTCTTTCCAGCAGCCGAGGATGGACGGATTTGCTTCCGCCGCTCATCCAAGTGGTGTTTCTGGAGCGGTGGCGTAGAATTGGAAGATGGAAGCAGGTTGGAAGCAGATGTGGTCATGCTGGCAACCGGTTTCGATGGGCTTAAAAAACTCAAGTGGATCTTTCCAGAGCCTTTCAGGCATTATATTCAGGACTCCTCAGGCATCGTGCCTTTATACAGGTAAAAGTACTATTTGTCTCCGAACTTTCATGTTAAAGCAAAAAGAGGTGCGTTTCTCACCATTCAAAAGTTTTAGTGCCCAAATTGGAGTTTGTCTTTGTAGGTTCAGGCCTACCTTCAAATTAATCTTCTCATCAAGACAAGTATCTTCATCATCAATCAAAATGTCtgaaaataataacaatatagtTCATTAGCATCATgttctacctctctctctctctctctctctctcagcttattcttgttctttcttcgCAGGGGGACTGTCCATCCTTTGATTCCACATATGGCATTTGTTGGGTACATCGAGAGTGTTTCAAATCTCCATACTTCTGAGATCAGGTGCAGGTGGCTGTCTTCGCTTCTGCAAGGTGCTTTTGTTCTCCCCACTGTGGACAAGATGGTGTACGAGATAAGCAAACAGATGGAAGTGATGAAGAGGACTACCAGGTTTTACAAACGGCACTGCATCTCAACATTTAGCATTAACCACACAGATGAAATGTATGAAGACATGGGACTGAGCCCATGGAGGAAGAGGAACTGGCTTCAGGAGGCTTTCTCTCCCTACTCCAACCGTGACTACAAAGACGACAACTAGCGCACTTTCTAACAGTTTGGGCACGGTACGCTACTACAAAACAATCAAGGGAAGATAATGGAAGGATGTCTGCGTTAGGCCTTTCAAAACATGCAGGAGAAGGACATTGTCTGTCATGAATAAAGCAAATAATTAATGTTTTCTGCCGATATTGTCGTTAATAAAGGAAATAACATTCTGTCGTCAATAACGTACAAGTCAAGCTTTTTTGTTCCTTTGAGGTCAGTCTTATTGTAATTAATGTCATTGTTTATCTTCCAATATTAATAAATACCATGCACGCCACTTTTCTATCTCTCTTGTGTCTGTCTGTGTGAACAGTGCTTCTATTATTCGGATCATAAGCTGCATATGTATTGCATCTGCTGCAATATATGCCACAAAATTTGCTTTATTCACAGACAGAATTTGAATAAAGTAAGTGATGTGGAAAACATGTAATTCATGTGTATGCCAAATTCTATAAGAGTCTAAAAGTCAAGGAAATGTATTTTTCCACTTGTtacctatatatgtatgtgtgtgtgtgtgtgtgcgcaaaAGAAAAGTTACGCGTTTTCAAAGTTTTTAGAATTCTAAGCCCGTCTACCTGTTTAAATTTACCAATGCCAATTACAGATGTAAAATGACACGGTAGGCAGCATAATAATTAGGATGGTAGAATAAgttttatacacacacatactgGTTTTTCAGGTAGAGTGAAATCCACACTGCATGAAATATTGTCGGAAAGTTGATTGCATGAAATATTGTCGCAATCAACGGAttgaaactctctctctctctctctaacatgCTTTTTTCAACTATTACAGAAAAAGTACATGAGGTAAGTTTTTCTTTCCCAGCAGAGCTGCCATCATAAAAAGTAGTTCTGAGAACAAAGCTGATCGCCTTGCAGCGTAAAAAGAAAGTTCTGAAAATTTAAGCTTATCGCAGAGTAAAATCAGCACCATTTATTATTGcaataaataaagcaaaagaaaaatccaagcTTCAGAAAAATCATGATGACCATGCATGCTTCCTTTCGTATGTCCTTTTCAAGGTCAGAACTGTACCAGGCGAGTTTTAAGTGTGTATCTATAAGGTAGGCATGTCATCATCCCCCTGCATCCTCAGAGGGGGAAATTTGGCGCAGAGAATTATATTTGGGAAAGGTATACTAAAATGCATTCCAGATTCTTTCTTAAGACCGCCTACAGTCACCAACATCCTGTAAGATGTGTTTGCATGCCTTTAAAATCCAGAATTTTCAAGTTCAAGCTTGGCTTGCTTCAGACGTATACCTATCCAATAGATCAGATGTGAAGAAGTGAAAAATCCTGGATTctgttttccattttgattTCCTGCCAGTCACTCCAACGAGAAATCAGGATCTAACCAAACCAGAAGACTATTTCCAAAAGATCAAAATGGCCCTTGTTGGAACTTCCATTTGGCTGAGGTGCGTGGCCCAAGACTTACCTTTCAAGACCCAGTTCAACCAGGAAATCAAACGAATGTCGTGATATGAGACAGAAGTTCAACCTTTCACAtctaattacaaaaaaaatttgcattgaTCTGGCCCTACAACAATTTATAGGACCCACAGACACATTTCTTTGTTCTGCTTAAtagagggaaaaggaaaaactactATAATTTACTCGGTTTGAATACTATAACCTCTAGCTAGGGGAACTTGAACCagaattttcatgtaaaaagaTGCCGCTGTTCTTTTCACCAAACTTGACTTGTTTCAATTTCTTAAGCCAGTATGAAATTCAACTTCTTTCACCCAAGCCGTCAGTAGAGCTAACAAATTTGGTGGATCTGGGATAATTTTCTCCATGAAATTCAGGAAGGGAACATACTCTAATATGACATCTGAAATGACTTCGTTTATCTCATCTAATTGTCAATTGCTTAGAGATGCTGATGCATTGCCTGGCATTCTGTTGCCACCTGATCCTTCTATAACGCTAGCTTGTTAAATTAAGTTAATCAGCACATAATAAAGTTGATGCACTACCATTGCCGCTGCTGCTTCTAGCCTCATAAGACAATGCCAATGGTGCGGGCCATGATACAAATCGAATACCAAAATATGCAAAAGTAGATCcataattgatcatttttgtcAAATCTTTCACAGTATCAATATTCAGCATGTGTGACTCATTCAAAAGGAGTTTCTTTTTATGACAGCCTGCCTTAGAAAGATTTCTTAAATGGTGTCCATTAAATAGCTCTCCAACATGGCTTTTTCACTGGTAAGTTACCTTGGTTCCTCATTGATATTTCTAAATGTTTGGGAGAATCACTATTCAAACGCATTATTGTTTTTCACTAGAGCTTCTTAAAGCCCAAAAGGATACAGGAAAAGTACGAAAAAACTGGAAACCTATTTATACATTTTCTCCTAAAAGgttcttgtatatatacttgAAAGCTACTATGATCTGTGACATCTGTCTGACATCAAATCGAATGACTTACCGCCTGCCAAAATAATAAGCGTAAATTGCTAGCTCTCTAGTCTCTGTTTACGTGTGTATGTCTTGCAACCTGAAAATCTGTAAAGGCAACGGTTCGAAGAGCCTAATTCCAGAAACAAGTGTGTGGGGCATGCGCAGGCACATGCATCGGATCAAAGCGATTAAAGCATAACAGCCATATTAAGAAGATCTGGGGTTCTGGGTGTCTATCATGGGTCATTTGATCGTCGGATCAAGCAACATTTCGTTGTCCAATAATTCATCTCCCCAAACTCTTGAACATCTTTctacttcaaaagaaaattaataaaattttgaccTACCTCcttatgtttgaaaatttttgccaCCTTTTAATGATTGCCATCACCTTCGCCCAAATCCAAGCTGTAAAAATCAAGAGACACACAAGTCATCGTTCAATAATGAAGATGTTATATTGTGCAATTAAAGACAAGGAATGCCCCTAGCTAGTAAGGCGTGCGAAACCCTTGTTTGGTGCAACCACTTAGTAAAGTGTATCGACATCTACATAAAACGAATTCAGTTATATATCTACGAGACAAAAGGATGTATTTTGATAATACCATCAAATTAAgtcagtttctttttcttcatttagtgAAATTCCCTCATAAAATGGTTGAGATCTAAAACACAATCAACCTCAAAGTTCTTGAAACAGCTTTTCCTGTAAGTCATTCCAATCCTTCAATTGGTGCGCATAATTACTTACTGAAGTaatctttttaaaatgaaaacaacaaagtgAGGATGCAGGAAACTACTACACTCTGAAAATTAAGAGAATATTGTTCTGACTTACCATTCAAAAGAATTATCCTGCAAAAAATCCTCATAATCATCGGAAGAAGAAGCCACTGGATTGGCACTTTGATTACCACGTCCATCCTTGAACCATGACGGAATCTCCATAAACTCATCAAATAGCCCTTCCATTTTCCCTTGAGTGCCATCATCCTTTGCATCTAAGCTATTCAAAAACCTAAACCACCAAGCTGAGTTCACCAAATCTGTAGTGCCACTCAACTGCGTCTCATGTTGCTCCCCGAGTGACCTGATCTCAGCCATGATCTCTTCATCGTCGACCGCCGAGGATGGAGAAACTATAGGCTGATTGAAATCTGGTGGCTTTGCCAAGGAATTGTTTGTATATGGAGGATTAAGAGCACTAGGACCATTAACAGGTATTGGTGACAATGCTGGTGCAATTTCAATGAGATTCTTATCGCCGAAGATGGATGATGAGggtaaagaagaaagaatttgACTAGTCATTAGGTCGTTGTTATCAATACTGTTGTTCAAAAAAAAACACGGGTCTGGGATACCCTGTTGATGAAAATTGAGATTGATACTTGGGTTTTCTGATAGAAGGTTTATATTTAGACCACTATCCACAGAGGGGACCCATGGAAAAAGcgatgaacaagaagaagaagaagaaggagcgaCTCCAAGAggaggaaaattgaaattggCACTGGGGCACACCTGGGAGTTATCCTGGAACTCTCTTGCGATGGCTTCTGTTTCTGCTTGCCTCATTGCTGCCCTGTGAAATTTAAGGGCAGCCACTATCTCTCTCCTTGCTTCTGCCATATTTAGTAGCCTCTGTTGATAAGGTTTGCTGGTGTGTGACCTTCTCCTCACTTTCTTCTTCACCTGTGGTTGTTGGGCATCATCAATCGCCTCGTTACATT containing:
- the LOC116263565 gene encoding uncharacterized protein LOC116263565, which codes for MEKANMRNRTRKCTRRIDPERSKEEPHLSGAYIRTLVKQLTTSSRPLKQEAEASTKFSPAAKCNEAIDDAQQPQVKKKVRRRSHTSKPYQQRLLNMAEARREIVAALKFHRAAMRQAETEAIAREFQDNSQVCPSANFNFPPLGVAPSSSSSCSSLFPWVPSVDSGLNINLLSENPSINLNFHQQGIPDPCFFLNNSIDNNDLMTSQILSSLPSSSIFGDKNLIEIAPALSPIPVNGPSALNPPYTNNSLAKPPDFNQPIVSPSSAVDDEEIMAEIRSLGEQHETQLSGTTDLVNSAWWFRFLNSLDAKDDGTQGKMEGLFDEFMEIPSWFKDGRGNQSANPVASSSDDYEDFLQDNSFEW
- the LOC116264797 gene encoding probable flavin-containing monooxygenase 1, with product MANLHDSGTGTPEISKVGIIGAGVSGIAAAKQLRNFSPIVFEATDSVGGVWKHCAFHSTRLQTPRNDYEFSDYPWTPLPDYPPPENDSATFPTHLEIVEYLENYARHFDVLKFVKLNHRVVEIKYLSDRKPTYYDGMWGDFGKPLSGDPAWEVGVRTPLSEDIQWFKFEFLVVCLGKYGDVAKMPEFPTGKGPEIFQGTVLHSLDYSKLGRQEAERLVKGKKVVVVGYKKSAIDFATECAEVNQGPDRQPCTMLIRTLHWMMLPSYSVWGISFLLLYATRFSQFLHERPSMSLLRALLCLLLSPLRKAISKFIELYLIWKLPLRKFGLVPEHAYEEDYASCQMAILPEKFFPAAEDGRICFRRSSKWCFWSGGVELEDGSRLEADVVMLATGFDGLKKLKWIFPEPFRHYIQDSSGIVPLYRGTVHPLIPHMAFVGYIESVSNLHTSEIRCRWLSSLLQGAFVLPTVDKMVYEISKQMEVMKRTTRFYKRHCISTFSINHTDEMYEDMGLSPWRKRNWLQEAFSPYSNRDYKDDN